CGCGGCAAGGTGCTCATCCTCCACGGCCTCCTGTGGGCCGATGAGGTGCGCGAGATGGACTTCCCGAATGCGAAGTCGAGGGCGAAGATCAGCGACCAGGAGCTTAAGCTGTCGGCCGCCCTCGTCGACCAGTTCGCCTCGGACTTCACACCAAAGGACTTTGAGGACGAGTACCAGATCGAGCTGCGCAAACTCATCGACGCCAAGCTCAAAGAAGGAGACACCCTCGACACGGCCGCGACCTTCGGGGAGCGGGAGGAGCATGCTGAGGATGAGGCCGACGTCATCGACCTTATGGAGGCGCTCAAGGCCTCCCTCGATAAGAAGCGCGGCTCTGAGCGCAAGTCGAAACGAGGCAGCGGAGGGAAGAATCCCTCGAAAAGTGCGTGAGGAAAGGGTTCGCACGCGGGACCGATCTGTTGACAGGTCCAGCCTCCATGATCGTTCAGTGCAGCGCGAACCCGTCGCTCGCCGTTGCCAGGACTCGCGCCCCAGCACGTTGAGCGTATGCCCTCACGGGCTGGAGCGTATGACCGCGTCGCGGTCATACTGGGCTGGAGCCCGGCCAACGCAGCGCCGACATCAGCCCGTCGATGAGGTGGATGCCGATCGTGACGGGGCTACAGGTGTTCATCGACATGCTGGGCTCCGAGGCGGTCCCCGCGGCCTACGGCCACAACTATGGCAATGTCGCCCTCGCCGGCTGGCAGCAGATCACGCCCGATTTGGGCCTCGACAGGGAGGTGTTGGCGAAGATTCAGGCTGAGATCGAAGCCTATGCGCCGATTCCACTCTTCGAGGAGTAGAATTTCTGGCTCATCTCATCGCCCTGAGAACGCCGGATCAGTCTGTCGCCGGCGGGCCGACTGGACTTTCGGCCCGCCGGCCCGCGCAGGACAGTCGAGGATCAAGGCTGGCGGCCGGAGCGGACTGCCGCGGCGGCCGCGCCGTTCTGGCCGGCGCAGCTGTAGGTGCCCCTGGCACTGGTCGTGTCGGAGTACCCGAGCGAGATGGCGATGCAGGATGCGTTCTGTTCGAGACCGCGGGTTCCGCTTGTTCCGTAGATTGCGTTGAGGCGAGCCTGGGCGGTGGCGTAATCGTAATTGAAGGCGCGGGCCTGGAGGACATGGCCACACTCATGGGCCGCGGCGAAGCGGAGCGCACCCTGAGGTGTACCCGGGTGCGAGTTGAGGCGGATGATGTTCGTACCCCAGCGATTCATGCCGAGGTAACCGGCGCCGAGGTTCTCCCACTGGACGGCGGCGCCGCAGACCTGGGCGGCGACACTCTCCGCAGCCGCGCGGCCTGACGGCGCAGGTGCCGGGGCGGGAGCGGGAGCAGGTGCTTGGGCCGGGGCTTGGCGAGGTGCCGGCGCAGGTGCGCCAGCCGAGGAGGCGGTGGTGGCCGGCGCAGCCTGCGGTGCCTCGGTCTGTTGGGCGACACTCTGTCCCCATGCGACGTGAGTCTCCATGGCGGCCTTCGAGACGTTTCCGTCCTCATCGATGAGACGGGGATTTGAGAGCACGATGTCATAGTAGGCGCGGGCGGTGCCGTGCCAGCCGGGCTCTGCGTCCGAGCCGGCCTCGATCAGCTGCCTCATCTCCGGGCTGAGCTCATCGAAGGTGAGAATCG
This is a stretch of genomic DNA from Flaviflexus salsibiostraticola. It encodes these proteins:
- a CDS encoding alpha/beta-hydrolase family protein, which gives rise to MEPGQRSADISPSMRWMPIVTGLQVFIDMLGSEAVPAAYGHNYGNVALAGWQQITPDLGLDREVLAKIQAEIEAYAPIPLFEE